One Kitasatospora sp. NBC_01287 DNA window includes the following coding sequences:
- a CDS encoding ATP-dependent Clp protease ATP-binding subunit: MTLPSAFGAGDPFSDIFSRFFGTSPLSSPPAVQRVPIGRLLNESSRELIEAAAQRAAEDGSTDLDTGHLLWAATQVDAARRMLERAGVDPDELAEDLRASLPTDAVGTTGEPSLTPAAKRALLTAHARSQAAGASYIGPEHILGALLEQERSGAGQALRNVAPSPGALRTATAGEGGSPSDTPTLDEYGRDLTVDARAGKLDPVVGRAEEIEQTVEILSRRTKNNPVLIGEPGVGKTAIVEGLAQRIVSGDVPRTLKDRRVVTLDLTGLVAGSKYRGEFEERLKKVIDEVVAADQSVILFLDELHTVVGAGGGGEGSMDAGNILKPALARGELSVVGATTLDEYRRHVEKDAALERRFQPVLVPEPSVEETVRILQGLRDSYEAHHQVRFTDEALDAAAALSDRYVSDRFLPDKAIDLLDQAGARVRLRGLGGSGEAQRSKDAIARLRRELDEAVAEEDFARAAEYKQQLRQAEDGLAEVAEQREGVVSVTPQDIAEVLSRRTGIPVAQLTETERDRLLKLEETLHQKVIGQDEAVVAVAQAVRRGRAGMGDPDRPTGSFLFLGPTGVGKTELAKALAELLFGDPDRMIRFDMSEFQEKHTVSRLVGSPPGYVGYEEAGQLTEAVRRKPYSVLLLDEVEKAHPDVFNLLLQVLDDGRLTDAQGRTVDFRNTVVIMTSNIGSRRILEHHGEVDTIRGDLMKDLGQHFRPEFLNRIDEVIVFHALTRADLVRIVDLLLDRSRRRLRAQEVDLEVTANAKEWLANRGYQPEFGARPLRRTIQSELDNRVANLLLEGTVQAGDTVLADVEDGELTCTLARPAASGKE, from the coding sequence ATGACGCTGCCCTCGGCCTTCGGCGCCGGCGATCCCTTCTCCGACATCTTCAGCCGCTTCTTCGGTACCAGCCCGCTCTCCTCGCCGCCCGCCGTGCAGCGGGTCCCGATCGGCCGGCTGCTCAACGAGTCGAGCCGGGAGCTGATCGAGGCGGCCGCCCAGCGCGCGGCCGAGGACGGCAGCACCGACCTGGACACCGGCCACCTGCTCTGGGCCGCCACCCAGGTCGACGCCGCCCGCCGGATGCTGGAGCGGGCCGGGGTCGATCCCGACGAGCTGGCCGAGGACCTGCGCGCCTCGCTGCCCACCGACGCCGTGGGGACCACCGGCGAGCCGTCACTCACCCCCGCCGCCAAGCGCGCGCTGCTCACCGCGCACGCCCGTTCGCAGGCCGCCGGCGCCTCCTACATCGGCCCCGAGCACATCCTCGGCGCGCTGCTGGAGCAGGAGCGCTCCGGGGCCGGCCAGGCGCTGCGCAACGTGGCGCCCTCGCCCGGCGCGCTGCGCACGGCGACCGCGGGGGAGGGCGGCAGCCCGAGCGACACGCCGACCCTGGACGAGTACGGGCGGGACCTGACCGTCGACGCGCGGGCCGGCAAGCTCGACCCGGTGGTCGGCCGGGCCGAGGAGATCGAGCAGACCGTCGAGATCCTCTCCCGGCGCACCAAGAACAACCCGGTGCTGATCGGTGAGCCGGGTGTCGGCAAGACCGCCATCGTGGAGGGCCTGGCCCAGCGGATCGTCTCGGGGGACGTGCCGCGGACCCTGAAGGACCGCCGGGTGGTCACCCTCGACCTGACCGGGCTGGTGGCCGGCTCCAAGTACCGCGGCGAGTTCGAGGAGCGGCTGAAGAAGGTGATCGACGAGGTGGTCGCCGCCGACCAGAGCGTGATCCTCTTCCTGGACGAGCTGCACACCGTGGTCGGCGCGGGCGGCGGCGGTGAGGGCTCGATGGACGCCGGCAACATCCTCAAGCCGGCGCTGGCCCGCGGCGAGCTGAGCGTGGTGGGCGCCACCACGCTGGACGAGTACCGCCGGCACGTGGAGAAGGACGCCGCGCTGGAGCGCCGCTTCCAGCCGGTGCTGGTCCCCGAGCCGAGCGTCGAGGAGACCGTGCGGATCCTGCAGGGCCTGCGCGACTCCTACGAGGCCCACCATCAGGTCCGCTTCACCGACGAGGCGCTGGACGCGGCCGCCGCGCTCTCCGACCGCTACGTCAGCGACCGCTTCCTGCCGGACAAGGCGATCGACCTGCTGGACCAGGCCGGCGCCCGGGTGCGGCTGCGCGGCCTGGGCGGCAGCGGCGAGGCGCAGCGGAGCAAGGACGCGATCGCCAGGCTGCGCCGCGAGCTGGACGAGGCGGTGGCCGAGGAGGACTTCGCCCGCGCCGCCGAGTACAAGCAGCAGCTGCGGCAGGCCGAGGACGGGCTGGCCGAGGTCGCCGAGCAGCGCGAGGGCGTGGTGAGCGTGACCCCCCAGGACATCGCCGAGGTGCTCTCCCGGCGCACCGGCATCCCGGTCGCCCAGCTCACCGAGACCGAGCGGGACCGGCTGCTCAAGCTGGAGGAGACCCTGCACCAGAAGGTGATCGGCCAGGACGAGGCGGTGGTCGCCGTCGCCCAGGCGGTGCGCCGCGGCCGGGCCGGGATGGGCGACCCGGACCGCCCCACCGGCAGCTTCCTCTTCCTGGGCCCCACCGGGGTCGGCAAGACCGAGCTGGCCAAGGCCCTGGCCGAGCTGCTCTTCGGCGACCCGGACCGGATGATCCGCTTCGACATGAGCGAGTTCCAGGAGAAGCACACCGTCTCCCGCCTGGTCGGCTCCCCACCCGGCTACGTCGGCTACGAGGAGGCCGGCCAGCTGACCGAGGCGGTGCGCCGCAAGCCGTACAGCGTGCTGCTGCTCGACGAGGTGGAGAAGGCCCACCCGGACGTCTTCAACCTGCTGCTCCAGGTGCTGGACGACGGCCGGCTCACCGATGCCCAGGGCCGCACCGTCGACTTCCGCAACACGGTGGTCATCATGACCAGCAACATCGGCTCCCGCCGGATCCTGGAGCACCACGGCGAGGTCGACACCATCCGCGGTGACCTGATGAAGGACCTGGGGCAGCACTTCCGGCCCGAGTTCCTCAACCGGATCGACGAGGTGATCGTCTTCCACGCGCTCACCCGGGCCGACCTGGTGCGGATCGTGGACCTGCTGCTCGACCGCAGCCGCCGCCGACTCAGGGCGCAGGAGGTCGACCTGGAGGTCACCGCGAACGCCAAGGAGTGGCTGGCCAACCGCGGCTACCAGCCCGAGTTCGGCGCCCGTCCGCTGCGCCGCACCATCCAGTCCGAGCTGGACAACCGGGTGGCCAACCTGCTGCTGGAGGGCACCGTCCAAGCCGGTGACACCGTGCTCGCCGACGTCGAGGACGGCGAGCTGACCTGCACGCTGGCCCGCCCCGCGGCCAGTGGGAAGGAGTGA
- a CDS encoding NAD(P)/FAD-dependent oxidoreductase, translated as MERPRILVVGGGFAGLECARRLERKLAATEAQITLVAPFSYQLYLPLLPHVAAGVLTPSSVAISLRRTLRRTDIIPGGAIGIDPRAKVCIIRKITEQVVAEPYDYLVLAPGSITRTFDIPGLSDHARGMKTLAEAAYIRDHVIAQLDLASATLDQAERESRLQFVVVGGGYAGTETAACLQRLTTAALDRYPRLDPRLIKWHLIDIAPKLMPELGEHLGTRAMKVLRERGVDVSLGVSVAEVGDTTVTFTDGRVIPSRTLIWTAGVAASPLIGTLDAETVRGRIAVTAEMRVPQFEGIFALGDAAAVPDLAKGDGAVCPPTAQHSARQGRKVADNLVAALRNQPLEPYYHKDLGLVVDLGGKDAVSKPLGVEMSGLPAQLVARGYHLMAMRTNVAKLRVGANWAMNATAGDDFVRIGFLARRPARLRDFEYTDAYLTKEQIREHTSSLHAKH; from the coding sequence ATGGAACGTCCTCGGATCCTGGTGGTGGGCGGTGGCTTCGCCGGTCTGGAGTGCGCGCGTCGGCTGGAGCGCAAGCTCGCCGCGACGGAGGCGCAGATCACCCTGGTCGCCCCCTTCAGCTACCAGCTGTACCTGCCGCTGCTCCCGCACGTCGCCGCCGGGGTGCTCACGCCCTCGTCCGTGGCCATCTCGCTGCGCCGCACGCTGCGCCGCACCGACATCATCCCGGGCGGCGCGATCGGCATCGACCCGCGCGCCAAGGTGTGCATCATCCGCAAGATCACCGAGCAGGTGGTCGCCGAGCCCTACGACTACCTGGTGCTGGCGCCCGGCAGCATCACCCGCACCTTCGACATCCCCGGCCTGAGCGATCACGCCCGCGGCATGAAGACGCTGGCCGAGGCCGCCTACATCCGCGACCACGTGATCGCGCAGCTCGACCTCGCCTCCGCCACGCTGGACCAGGCCGAGCGCGAATCCCGGCTGCAGTTCGTGGTGGTCGGCGGCGGCTACGCGGGCACCGAGACGGCCGCCTGCCTGCAGCGGCTGACCACCGCCGCGCTGGACCGCTACCCGCGGCTGGATCCGCGGCTGATCAAGTGGCACCTGATCGACATCGCGCCCAAGTTGATGCCCGAACTCGGCGAGCACCTGGGCACCCGCGCCATGAAGGTGCTGCGCGAGCGCGGCGTGGACGTCTCGCTCGGCGTCTCGGTGGCCGAGGTCGGCGACACCACGGTGACCTTCACCGACGGGCGGGTGATCCCCTCGCGCACGCTGATCTGGACCGCCGGGGTGGCCGCCAGCCCGCTGATCGGCACGCTGGACGCGGAGACGGTGCGCGGGCGGATCGCGGTGACCGCCGAGATGCGGGTGCCGCAGTTCGAGGGCATCTTCGCGCTCGGCGACGCGGCGGCCGTGCCGGACCTGGCCAAGGGCGACGGCGCGGTCTGCCCGCCCACCGCGCAGCACTCGGCGCGCCAGGGCCGCAAGGTGGCCGACAACCTGGTCGCCGCGCTGCGCAACCAGCCGCTGGAGCCGTACTACCACAAGGACTTGGGCCTGGTGGTCGACCTGGGCGGCAAGGACGCGGTCTCCAAGCCGCTCGGCGTGGAGATGAGCGGCCTGCCGGCGCAGCTGGTGGCGCGCGGCTACCACCTGATGGCGATGCGGACCAACGTGGCCAAGCTGCGGGTCGGCGCCAACTGGGCCATGAACGCCACCGCGGGCGACGACTTCGTGCGGATCGGCTTCCTGGCCCGGCGCCCCGCCAGGCTGCGGGACTTCGAGTACACCGACGCCTACCTGACCAAGGAGCAGATCCGCGAGCACACCAGCTCGCTGCACGCCAAGCACTGA
- a CDS encoding MFS transporter — translation MESQLRLKSRQGRWVVVAAALGSGMAMLDGTVVNVALPAIGDDLGASLAALQWTVNAYLLTLAGLILLGGSLGDRYGRRRIFVIGVCWFAAASGICAIAPSVGVLVAARALQGVGGALLTPGSLALLQASFHPDDRSAAVGAWSGLGGVATAVGPILGGWLVSGPGWRWIFVINLPVAVVVAVLTLRHVPESRDEQATGGFDVPGSVLAALSLGGVTYALTAAAEQVSAAVWVSAVAGVLLGVAFVTVERRSAHPMLPLELFRSRLFSAVNLVTLGVYGALGGIFFFLQVQLQTVSGFEPLVAGVAFAPVTVLMLLFSARAGALATRIGPRLPLTAGPLIAAGGVLLMLRIGPDASYWTDVLPAAVLFGIGLTLLVAPLTATVLAAVEVRRAGIASGVNNAAARAAGLLAVAALPLLTGLSGEQYRVPSAVDAAFRTAVLICAGVLAAAGLLALATVPGRPPVPEPTPTGEPTVEPDGTWYCGTTGPPVDPGHECPGSTR, via the coding sequence ATGGAGAGTCAGCTGAGGTTGAAGAGCCGTCAGGGGCGCTGGGTGGTGGTGGCCGCCGCGCTCGGGTCGGGGATGGCGATGCTGGACGGCACCGTCGTCAACGTCGCGCTGCCGGCCATCGGTGACGACCTCGGGGCCTCGCTGGCCGCGCTCCAGTGGACGGTCAACGCCTACCTGCTGACGCTCGCCGGGCTGATCCTGCTGGGCGGCTCGCTGGGCGACCGGTACGGGCGGCGGCGGATCTTCGTGATCGGCGTCTGCTGGTTCGCCGCCGCCTCCGGGATCTGCGCGATCGCGCCCTCGGTCGGCGTGCTGGTGGCCGCCCGCGCACTGCAGGGCGTGGGCGGCGCGCTGCTGACCCCCGGCTCGCTCGCGCTGCTCCAGGCGAGCTTCCACCCCGACGACCGCTCGGCGGCCGTCGGTGCCTGGTCCGGGCTGGGCGGGGTGGCCACGGCGGTCGGGCCGATCCTGGGCGGCTGGCTGGTGAGCGGTCCCGGCTGGCGCTGGATCTTCGTGATCAACCTGCCGGTCGCGGTCGTGGTCGCGGTGCTGACCCTGCGCCACGTGCCGGAGAGTCGGGACGAGCAGGCCACGGGCGGCTTCGACGTGCCGGGGTCGGTGCTGGCCGCGCTCTCGCTGGGCGGGGTCACCTACGCGCTGACGGCCGCGGCGGAGCAGGTGTCGGCGGCGGTCTGGGTCTCGGCGGTCGCCGGCGTGCTGCTGGGCGTCGCGTTCGTGACCGTCGAGCGGCGCAGTGCCCATCCGATGCTGCCGCTGGAGCTCTTCCGCTCGCGGCTGTTCAGCGCGGTCAACCTGGTGACGCTCGGCGTCTACGGCGCGCTGGGCGGGATCTTCTTCTTCCTCCAGGTGCAGCTGCAGACCGTGTCCGGGTTCGAGCCGCTGGTGGCGGGGGTGGCGTTCGCCCCGGTCACGGTGCTGATGCTGCTCTTCTCGGCCCGGGCGGGCGCGCTCGCGACCCGGATCGGCCCCCGGCTGCCGCTGACCGCCGGTCCGCTGATCGCGGCGGGCGGGGTGCTGCTGATGCTGCGGATCGGCCCGGACGCCTCGTACTGGACGGATGTGCTGCCGGCCGCCGTGCTCTTCGGGATCGGTCTGACGCTGCTGGTGGCGCCGCTGACCGCGACCGTGCTGGCGGCGGTGGAGGTGCGCCGGGCCGGCATCGCCAGCGGGGTGAACAATGCCGCGGCGCGCGCCGCCGGCCTGCTGGCGGTCGCGGCGCTGCCGCTGCTCACCGGGCTGAGCGGCGAGCAGTACCGGGTGCCGAGCGCGGTGGACGCCGCGTTCCGCACGGCCGTGCTGATCTGCGCGGGGGTGCTCGCCGCGGCCGGGCTGCTGGCACTGGCCACGGTGCCGGGCCGGCCGCCGGTGCCCGAGCCCACGCCCACCGGCGAGCCCACGGTCGAGCCGGACGGCACCTGGTACTGCGGCACCACCGGCCCGCCGGTGGACCCGGGGCACGAATGCCCCGGGTCCACCCGCTGA
- a CDS encoding MarR family winged helix-turn-helix transcriptional regulator has product MGSMTTAAPPVATSALMEAVAAVSAAYFLDFTAAAGRHGLSSSQAKALGVVLEPVPMRALAGRLGCDASNVTGIVDRLEGLGLARREAAAGDRRVKIVTITEQGREVLLNIRADMAKAHRALDSLSEAQRTELLAMCHQLLPLLTD; this is encoded by the coding sequence ATGGGCTCCATGACCACCGCCGCACCCCCCGTCGCCACCTCCGCTCTGATGGAGGCGGTGGCCGCCGTCAGCGCCGCTTACTTCCTCGACTTCACCGCCGCGGCGGGGCGGCACGGGCTCAGCTCCTCACAGGCCAAGGCCCTGGGCGTGGTGCTGGAACCGGTGCCGATGCGGGCGCTGGCCGGCCGGCTCGGCTGCGACGCCTCGAACGTCACCGGCATCGTCGACCGCCTGGAGGGCCTGGGCCTGGCCCGCCGCGAAGCGGCCGCCGGGGACCGCCGGGTCAAGATCGTCACCATCACCGAGCAGGGCCGCGAGGTGCTGCTGAACATCCGTGCCGACATGGCCAAGGCGCACCGGGCCCTGGACTCGCTCAGCGAGGCGCAGCGCACCGAACTGCTGGCGATGTGCCACCAGCTGCTGCCACTGTTGACCGACTGA
- a CDS encoding sulfite exporter TauE/SafE family protein — protein sequence MTQGWGADLLLGAVVLAGASVQRMAGIGFALVAAPALALLLGAGPGVVLSNCAAGAISAIGLATSWRQVRPAAMVPLVAAAAVSVPLGAWVAARLPEPQLFVSMGAMVSVAVLLVIFGTRVAALRGLRGALAAGAASGFMNSAAGVGGPALSLYAVNAGWTVREFVPNAQFYGLLVNLFSLLAKGVPRLGRPAWLAVSAALLLGALIGRELAERVPERRARTVVLLLALAGGLTTLAKGLLEL from the coding sequence GTGACGCAGGGCTGGGGAGCGGACCTACTGCTGGGCGCCGTGGTGCTGGCCGGGGCCTCGGTGCAGCGGATGGCGGGGATCGGCTTCGCGCTGGTCGCCGCGCCGGCGCTGGCGCTGCTGCTGGGCGCGGGCCCCGGGGTGGTGCTGTCCAACTGCGCCGCCGGGGCGATCAGCGCGATCGGGCTGGCCACCAGCTGGCGCCAGGTCCGCCCGGCGGCGATGGTGCCGCTGGTGGCGGCCGCCGCGGTGAGTGTCCCGCTCGGCGCCTGGGTGGCCGCCCGGCTGCCGGAACCGCAGCTGTTCGTCTCGATGGGCGCCATGGTCAGCGTCGCGGTGCTGCTGGTCATCTTCGGTACCCGGGTGGCCGCGCTGCGCGGGCTGCGCGGCGCGCTGGCGGCGGGGGCGGCCAGCGGCTTCATGAACTCCGCGGCCGGGGTCGGCGGCCCCGCCCTGTCGCTGTACGCGGTGAACGCGGGCTGGACGGTTCGCGAGTTCGTGCCGAACGCCCAGTTCTACGGCCTCCTGGTGAACCTCTTCTCACTCCTCGCCAAGGGCGTGCCCCGGCTCGGCCGCCCTGCCTGGCTGGCGGTGTCCGCCGCCCTGCTGCTGGGCGCGCTGATCGGACGCGAGTTGGCCGAGCGGGTGCCCGAGCGCCGGGCCCGCACCGTCGTCCTGCTGCTCGCCCTGGCCGGCGGGCTGACCACCCTGGCCAAGGGCCTCCTCGAGCTGTAG
- the purB gene encoding adenylosuccinate lyase yields the protein MRSVSAKPQIPNVLAARYASATLAQLWSPEHKVVLERHLWLAVLKAQQDLGIDVPETAVADYERVIDQVDLASIAARERVTRHDVKARIEEFSELAGHEQIHKGMTSRDLTENVEQLQIRQSLEHVRDRTVAVLVRLGRLSAEHAALVMAGRSHNVAAQATTLGKRFASIADELLVAFARLEELIARYPLRGIKGPVGTAQDMLDLLGGDAGKLAELEQRVAGHLGFGHVFTSVGQVYPRSLDFEVLTALVQLAAAPSSLAKTIRLMAGHELVTEGFKEGQVGSSAMPHKMNTRSCERVNGLTVILRGYASMTAELAGDQWNEGDVSCSVVRRVALPDAFFAFDGLLETFLTVLDEFGAFPAVIEAELDRYLPFLATTKVLMGAVRAGVGREVGHEVIKEHAVASALAMRAGARENELLDRLAADERIPLDRAGLDALLADRLSFTGAAGAQVAEVVRRIEAVATAHPQAAKYAPGDIL from the coding sequence TTGCGAAGCGTGAGCGCGAAGCCCCAGATCCCCAATGTCCTGGCCGCCCGGTACGCCTCGGCTACCCTGGCCCAGCTGTGGTCCCCCGAGCACAAGGTGGTCCTCGAACGCCACCTGTGGCTCGCCGTCCTGAAGGCCCAGCAGGATCTCGGGATCGACGTCCCCGAGACCGCTGTCGCCGACTACGAGCGGGTGATCGACCAGGTCGACCTCGCTTCCATCGCCGCCCGTGAGCGGGTCACCCGGCACGACGTGAAGGCCCGGATCGAGGAGTTCAGCGAGCTCGCGGGCCACGAGCAGATCCACAAGGGGATGACCTCCCGGGATCTGACCGAGAACGTCGAGCAACTGCAGATCCGCCAGTCCCTGGAGCACGTGCGGGACCGCACCGTCGCCGTCCTGGTCCGCCTGGGCCGGCTCTCCGCCGAGCACGCCGCGCTGGTGATGGCCGGCCGCTCGCACAACGTCGCCGCCCAGGCCACCACCCTCGGCAAGCGCTTCGCCAGCATCGCCGACGAGCTGCTGGTCGCCTTCGCCCGCCTGGAGGAGCTGATCGCCCGGTACCCGCTGCGCGGGATCAAGGGCCCGGTCGGCACCGCGCAGGACATGCTCGACCTGCTGGGCGGCGACGCCGGCAAGCTGGCCGAGCTGGAGCAGCGGGTGGCCGGCCACCTCGGCTTCGGACACGTCTTCACCTCGGTCGGCCAGGTCTACCCGCGCTCGCTGGACTTCGAGGTGCTCACCGCGCTGGTCCAGCTGGCCGCCGCACCCTCCAGCCTGGCCAAGACGATCCGCCTGATGGCCGGCCACGAGCTGGTGACCGAGGGCTTCAAGGAGGGCCAGGTCGGCTCCTCCGCGATGCCGCACAAGATGAACACCCGCTCCTGCGAGCGGGTGAACGGCCTCACGGTGATCCTGCGCGGCTACGCCTCGATGACCGCCGAGCTGGCCGGCGACCAGTGGAACGAGGGCGACGTCTCCTGCTCGGTGGTGCGCCGGGTCGCGCTGCCGGACGCCTTCTTCGCCTTCGACGGTCTGCTGGAGACCTTCCTGACGGTGCTCGACGAGTTCGGCGCCTTCCCGGCCGTGATCGAGGCCGAGCTGGACCGCTACCTGCCCTTCCTGGCCACCACCAAGGTGCTGATGGGCGCGGTGCGTGCCGGGGTCGGCCGCGAGGTCGGGCACGAGGTGATCAAGGAGCACGCGGTCGCCTCGGCGCTCGCGATGCGCGCCGGCGCCCGCGAGAACGAGCTGCTCGACCGGCTGGCCGCCGACGAGCGGATCCCGCTGGACCGGGCCGGGCTGGACGCGCTGCTCGCCGACCGGCTCTCCTTCACCGGCGCCGCCGGGGCCCAGGTGGCCGAGGTGGTCCGCCGGATCGAGGCCGTCGCCACCGCCCACCCGCAGGCCGCCAAGTACGCGCCGGGCGACATCCTCTGA
- a CDS encoding DUF3037 domain-containing protein has translation MTDPHGPTDLHDYEYAVIRAVPRVERGECVNLGVLLYCRWREELAVRTLLPEAKLLVLDPALDLSGVARALRGIEGVCAGGPAAGPAAGDSPGQRFRWLTAPRSAVVQPGPVHTGLTGDPAAELERLFAQLVA, from the coding sequence ATGACCGACCCGCACGGCCCGACCGACCTGCACGACTACGAGTACGCGGTGATCCGGGCGGTTCCCCGGGTGGAGCGCGGTGAGTGCGTCAACCTCGGGGTGCTCCTGTACTGCCGCTGGCGCGAGGAGCTGGCGGTGCGCACGCTGCTGCCCGAGGCGAAGCTGCTGGTGCTGGACCCGGCCCTGGACCTGTCCGGGGTGGCGCGGGCGCTGCGCGGCATCGAGGGCGTCTGCGCCGGCGGCCCAGCGGCTGGACCGGCGGCCGGGGACAGCCCCGGGCAGCGGTTCCGCTGGCTGACCGCGCCGCGCAGCGCCGTGGTGCAGCCGGGACCGGTGCACACCGGGCTGACCGGCGACCCGGCGGCGGAGCTGGAGCGGCTCTTCGCCCAGCTGGTCGCCTGA
- a CDS encoding HipA family kinase has protein sequence MLREVTAVRYVTPLREGGSMPGLVAADDHRLYALKWSGAAQGRKALVAEVLAGELARGLGLPVPELVRIDLDPVLARSEPEQQIQEQIRASGGVNVGLAFLSGAFNFDPLCFEVDPEQAARVLWFDALIGNVDRSWRNPNLLVVDGRLQLIDHGASLIFHHHWAGAARWTRRPYDAGDHALRRFAGDLAAADAELAGRATPGLLAAAAEAIPEEFLLDEPGFADPAAVRAAYVDQLLARLAGPRDWLPVLPPHSPEATA, from the coding sequence GTGCTTCGTGAGGTGACGGCGGTCCGCTATGTGACGCCACTGCGAGAAGGCGGCTCGATGCCGGGCCTGGTGGCGGCCGACGACCACCGGCTCTACGCGCTCAAGTGGAGCGGTGCGGCACAGGGGCGCAAGGCGCTGGTGGCCGAGGTGCTGGCCGGCGAACTGGCGCGCGGGCTCGGACTGCCGGTACCCGAACTGGTCCGGATCGACCTCGACCCGGTGCTGGCCCGCAGTGAGCCGGAGCAGCAGATCCAGGAGCAGATCCGGGCCAGCGGCGGGGTCAACGTGGGCCTGGCCTTCCTGAGCGGGGCGTTCAACTTCGACCCGCTCTGCTTCGAGGTGGATCCGGAGCAGGCCGCCCGGGTGCTCTGGTTCGACGCCCTGATCGGCAACGTCGACCGCTCCTGGCGCAACCCCAACCTGCTGGTGGTCGACGGGCGGCTGCAGCTGATCGACCACGGCGCGAGCCTGATCTTCCACCACCACTGGGCCGGTGCGGCCCGGTGGACCCGGCGGCCCTACGACGCGGGCGACCACGCGCTGCGCCGCTTCGCCGGCGACCTGGCGGCAGCCGACGCGGAGCTGGCCGGGCGCGCCACGCCGGGGCTGCTGGCCGCGGCGGCGGAGGCGATCCCCGAGGAGTTCCTGCTGGACGAGCCCGGCTTCGCGGACCCCGCGGCCGTCCGGGCCGCCTACGTCGACCAGTTGCTGGCGCGGCTGGCCGGACCGCGCGACTGGCTGCCCGTGCTCCCCCCGCACTCCCCGGAGGCGACCGCATGA
- a CDS encoding GDSL-type esterase/lipase family protein: protein MLERSPQVKRTVPLRRSLATLLTLPLCAGGLLTLAAPAHAAAPAGPTASVTLGDSYISGEAGRWKGNSDDTSGSRDGTDRAWNGSGYAPAGIYGSTYASGCDRSDVAEVKSATGIAQTSVNLACSGATTANVFRAADGGQSFKGEAPQADQLAALAAKDNVKLITLSIGGNDLGFSDVITDCAEDYAIWDSYCADTEQSAIDGKMPAAMAGVGKAIDEIRAAMAGDGYASGSYRIVLQSYPSPIPRSGENRYSESGWDRVNTGGCPFWDADSDWARDTMVPEVSDQLAAVAAAKGVQFLDLRDFLQGREVCSTATRLATPGTPPSATTSEWARFVDVGTTTQGTTQESMHPNYYAQQALGRCLTLLWARTSGDFACRNTPGQDASGMYLSATS, encoded by the coding sequence GTGCTCGAACGATCCCCACAGGTCAAGCGCACCGTCCCGTTGAGACGGTCGCTGGCCACGCTGCTCACGCTCCCGCTCTGCGCCGGCGGCCTGCTCACCCTGGCCGCCCCCGCGCACGCCGCCGCCCCCGCCGGCCCCACCGCCAGCGTCACGCTCGGTGACAGCTACATCTCCGGGGAGGCGGGTCGCTGGAAGGGCAACAGCGACGACACCTCCGGCAGCCGGGACGGCACCGACCGCGCGTGGAACGGCAGCGGCTACGCGCCCGCCGGCATCTACGGCTCGACCTACGCCAGCGGGTGCGACCGCTCGGACGTGGCCGAGGTGAAGAGCGCCACCGGCATCGCCCAGACCAGCGTCAACCTGGCCTGCTCGGGTGCCACCACCGCCAACGTCTTCCGGGCCGCCGACGGCGGCCAGTCCTTCAAGGGCGAGGCCCCGCAGGCCGACCAGCTCGCCGCCCTGGCGGCCAAGGACAACGTCAAGCTGATCACCCTGTCCATCGGCGGCAACGACCTCGGCTTCTCGGACGTGATCACCGACTGCGCCGAGGACTACGCGATCTGGGACTCCTACTGCGCCGACACCGAGCAGTCGGCGATCGACGGCAAGATGCCCGCCGCGATGGCCGGGGTCGGCAAGGCGATCGACGAGATCCGCGCGGCGATGGCGGGCGACGGCTACGCCAGCGGCTCCTACCGGATCGTGCTGCAGTCCTACCCCTCGCCGATCCCGCGCAGCGGCGAGAACCGCTACAGCGAGAGCGGCTGGGACCGGGTGAACACCGGCGGCTGCCCGTTCTGGGACGCCGACTCCGACTGGGCCAGGGACACCATGGTCCCCGAGGTCTCCGACCAGCTGGCGGCGGTCGCGGCCGCCAAGGGCGTGCAGTTCCTCGACCTGCGTGACTTCCTGCAGGGCCGCGAGGTCTGCTCCACCGCGACCCGGCTGGCCACCCCGGGCACCCCGCCCTCGGCGACCACCAGCGAGTGGGCCCGCTTCGTCGACGTCGGCACCACCACCCAGGGCACGACCCAGGAGTCGATGCACCCGAACTACTACGCCCAGCAGGCCCTGGGCCGCTGCCTGACCCTGCTCTGGGCCCGCACCAGCGGCGACTTCGCCTGCCGCAACACCCCTGGCCAGGACGCCTCCGGGATGTACCTCAGCGCCACCTCCTGA